From Candidatus Poribacteria bacterium:
TTTTTCATACCACTAGTCTTCCAGCCACACAAGCCGCTGTGACTTGACACAACGCCGCAGCACAGCCATCGGTGACCAACCCCCATTCACAATCCATCAACTCGGCAATGCGTATCCCGACCCTTTCCATCAGTTCATCGATATTGACATAACGTTGTGAAGCACGGACCATTGCTTCGCGGACTTCGGGGAGAATGATCGAGCCGCTTATAATTGTAAAAGTACCACGACAATTGATCAGTGGTCGTACACCAATTGATTCATAAGTAGGATAGTTCATAAATTTTCTCCTATTCGCGTAATTCTCATTCTTTGATATGTACGATGTATGTGTTTAACCTTCCCCGAAAATGTCATTGAGGAGAGATTTGTTACTCGGATACGCTCTAACGATAATGCTATTTTAGCACAAATTGCAGCCAAAATCGACACTAAAACTTGTCGCTGTAAATACAAGTCGCGGCATTCTTTTTTAATAGACACGGTTTCGGATGTATGCTAATATAGCCGACATCGTTTTTTCAAAATCCCAAAGCAGATTTCCTCTACATATATAAAAGTCTACATATATAAAAGAAGGAAGTAGAAGATTTGCTTTTGAAATGAAGGCTAACTAGAAACAATCCTAATGCTTTCGCTTTGGGGCCACCCTTGGTGGCATCGTGCTTTCGTTAAAAACGTGTTGATATTGCAGCCAAAACTGGTATAATTGTGTTGTCTTTCAGTAGGGGAATGTCGCTCTACCGCTTGGTAGAGTCCCCTACACCCTACGACATAGGCAACGAACGACGGAAAGACAATCCCAATGTTAAAAGCTCATAAGATAGCGTTAAATCCAAACAACGTTCAGGCAACCCAATCTGCTCAACATTGTGGTTACGCCCGTGTTGCCTACAATCATGCCTTAGCCGATTTCAAAGCAGGCTTGGCTAAAGGGGACTGGCACAGTCATATAGACCTTCAACACCGTTTTAACGCCGTTAAAAATGATCAGTACCCATGGGCGAAGGAGATGTCGCAAACCGTGTCGAAATGTGCTATCTACAATAACCTCAAGGACGCTATAGGCCGTTGGAAGTCCGGTCAGAATCGTTTTCCGAAGTTCAAGCATCGGTTCCATGGTCAGAATTACCAAGCCGTTGCAGGTAAAGGAGAAACCCAAGTCGAAGGACAGCGTATAAAACTACCTAAAATTGGTTGGGTCCGCTTATGTGAACCCCTTCACTTCCTTGGTACTATCTGTAAGGTCGTTATCTCTAAGCATGGACACCGGTGGTTCGCTGCTATCGTTGTGGATACATTCAAAGCCGATTCTATACCTGATGTTCGACAGCACCCCGTCGTTGGTGTGGACGTAGGTATTAAGCACTTGGCGGTCACGTCCGAAGGTGTGTACTACGAGAATCCGAAAGCCTTAAAGAGTTACGAGCGCAAGCTAAAACGGTTGCAACGTCAGTTGAGCCGAAGGGAGAAAGGCAGTCGTAATTGGCGTAAGACCCAAGCGAAACTTACCAAGCTACATTACCGTATCACCTGTATTCGACAAGACGCCCAACACAAGGCAACAACGGCTATCGTCAACGGTGCGAGTCGTATTGGGATTGAGTCGCTAAATGTTGCAGGTATGTTGAAAAACCACAGACTTGCAAAGGCGTTATCGGACGCTTCGTTGTCGAGTTTTCTGTCTATGCTAAAATACAAAGCAGAACGTATTGGCGTCAAGATTGTAGAAGCAGATACCTTCTACCCGTCTAGTAAGACTTGCTCGGCTTGTAGTGCAGTCGATAGCAACTTGTCCCTATCAGATAGAACCTACCATTGCAGTGTTTGTGGTCATACGCAAGACAGAGATCTCAACGCTGCGATAAACTTGAGAAACGTCGCCGTGGGACACACGGAGACGTAAAACGCTTGTGGAAAGATGGTAAGACCTTGGTTGTCAAGGCACATCTCGTCGAATCAAGAAAATAGCATGGAGATTCTAATATCTACCAATAAGTCTATTAAGACCCCCAAAGATTCATCTTTGGGAGCAGTCAGAGGAAGGACATGGACAATAGAGAAACTGTTCAGGAGACCGAAGAAGATATCGGCAAAGTTGAAGTGCCACCTATCAGCGGCGTGTTCTCTCAACCGTGGTCGATGAACAAAGTGTTCGGATTGCTCGCCGTTTTTGGACCCGCAGCGATCGTGGCGTCGGTCAGCATCGGTGCCGGTGAAACTATTGTCGTCGTCAGGGCAGGGGCATGGGCACGCTATGGACTGCTATGGCTCGTGCTTTTGAGCTGCGTTGTCAAGGGAGTCTTCGTCACCTACCTGCTCGGACGCTACACAGCGGTCAGTGGAGAATATATCGGGCATCGGCTTGTGCGGCTGCCGGGACCGCGTGGTTGGCTGCTGATTGCAATCAT
This genomic window contains:
- a CDS encoding transposase, which translates into the protein MLKAHKIALNPNNVQATQSAQHCGYARVAYNHALADFKAGLAKGDWHSHIDLQHRFNAVKNDQYPWAKEMSQTVSKCAIYNNLKDAIGRWKSGQNRFPKFKHRFHGQNYQAVAGKGETQVEGQRIKLPKIGWVRLCEPLHFLGTICKVVISKHGHRWFAAIVVDTFKADSIPDVRQHPVVGVDVGIKHLAVTSEGVYYENPKALKSYERKLKRLQRQLSRREKGSRNWRKTQAKLTKLHYRITCIRQDAQHKATTAIVNGASRIGIESLNVAGMLKNHRLAKALSDASLSSFLSMLKYKAERIGVKIVEADTFYPSSKTCSACSAVDSNLSLSDRTYHCSVCGHTQDRDLNAAINLRNVAVGHTET